Genomic window (Buchnera aphidicola (Kaburagia rhusicola ensigallis)):
AAACGACTTTCTAATAACACTAATAACTTTTCTCCCGTATTCCCTTTTAATCTTACAGAGCGTTTATAATAATTTCGAAACTGAGATTCTAAAATACCATATAAACGACGAACTTTTTGTTTTTCTCGTAATTGAATACCATAATCTGATAAACGAGATCTTTTAGAACCATGTTGACCTGGAAGTTGTTCTAATTTACATTTAGAATCAAGTGACCTCATTCCAGATTTTAAAAATAAATCTGTTCCTTCTCTACGAGACAACTTTAATTTCGGACCTAAATACTTTGCCATTTGTATTTCCTAATTTAAAAAATAACTTATACTCGTCTCTTTTTAGGTGGACGACAACCATTATGAGGAATAGGAGTAACATCAGTAATATTAGTAATACGAAAACCAGCAGAATTTAATGCTCTAATAGTTGATTCTCGACCAGGTCCTGGACCTTTGACCACCACTTCTAAATTTTTAATACCATAATCCTTTACCATTTCTGAACAACGTTCAGCAGCTAC
Coding sequences:
- the rpsK gene encoding 30S ribosomal protein S11 — translated: MVKDLVRVKKRIKQQILDGIAHIHASFNNTIVSISDRQGNVLGWATSGGSGFRGSRKSTPFAAQVAAERCSEMVKDYGIKNLEVVVKGPGPGRESTIRALNSAGFRITNITDVTPIPHNGCRPPKKRRV